The window GTTCAAGCAACTGCGTTCTAAATTAGTAATTTGTATATATTCAATaaattctttaagataaatatagaGTTTGAACGAAAACCATTGCGTCCCGCCGAATCCGCAACTGCAAGGCTAGTTCCGCCCCAGTTGGTGTTATACTACACGTTAGCATAATGAAAGCTACTcttttaacatttaatgattcCTTCGCCTTCTAGATAACTCGAGGATAAAATCAGACACTTGTACATTTAACATAATCAATTTATGATCATAATGACCTTCATAGTTTTTTTTAACGTGGAATCAACCATTATGCTTACATCAGGGTAAACTTACATCACACCCTCTTGGGGTGCGGCGTAAACATCGTGCACTAGATTGTCTTTTTTAtccttgtttacccgaaaaaacggGTAGAGTTGAATTTATTTATGGTtataaggatatgcgatacaatttgatacaaatcgtatagagaaatagaaatgtgtattcttgactatgagaatgagaatagtgagcaaaaagaatgaataagataaagtaaaacaagcacaaggagatatcATTCAATATGAGAAATAGTCTTTTGTTATAGTCTATCCGGTCTCtctgcttacaaggattcctccTTTTATAACAGATGGatcctactttatttataataaattaaaGCATATAGTGAAGGACCCATAATAAATTATCTCTTCCtcgatttccgccaagattctctccatTAGtgtggttgtaacggctcttgtctgtgagctcgatactggctcgaactcgttattgggtcgagccctcggttctggcttgagttcgaccttggggtgggcgtagcgcatttccgacctcgaagcaatgtcttgcggatcgatttggtcacggaAGTATCGAGCAGACTCCTCgatcagccttcggactcgaggctcgtttgtactgtcttcggaACTCATCCCAAAATTCCACTCCGGTTGCTtgccattcgaactcgatcgaacgtaggaaggcctaaatctatttcgaccgtatacagatagtcccctcgtttctcaggaaggatgtggtgagaatcgatatgattttcgacggttcaatcgggttataagctgacgttttcacAAGGCTCGATCACGAtgtatgtgatagttgtcccatcgatttagtctttcaaggtatttaatgcatgtcagaccgtggtcggccacctctgatatttaaccgtcattgcttcaatctataaatagcctttccttCCATCATTCATACTTTATGTCTTCAATCTTCCAATTTTTCTAAGTTCCTTTTCGTCTCTTCTGAGTTTTACTGCAAACTCTttcttaaaacaccaaatacttccgTTCTTTGTTTGCAAAATTCTAAATGGAAAAAACGTTTAAAACTGTTCCGCAAAAAGAGATTGTTTCTTCATCTCGACCTGCTGGTGTAGGCGATTTGAAAATTGAATAGCCTTCTCCgataccgggtcggtgtgagccgatgtcgaggtatcaatgttcaattaccgaaaaagttctcgataaagtcatacaagaatgTAACTAGGATAATAAACTCGTAGTAATCCCATCGcctgatgaatcaattactacccacgtcgaagggttcttaagtgtttacacttatctttTCACGTTGGGACCTTTAGACCCTGTCATCGttgccttttgtaagaggtatgatgtgaccctcggccaaattcacccttccttttggaggatagtgattcttcttcgatttttctcgagcaaggtcgaggggcgtatcttcaccctcgatcatcttatgcgcctttacagtccccgactttatcgaggagggttgatcaagcttgctcgccgagcaaccaaagtgccattctcgagcatagacgagacccgggatcggggttggatgggccgttttgttcgaatcaaaacctcggacctgatccctgccgatgacttGCTATTTTCCGAGAAATAGAATATGAGCCGTGAGTGAACGTTTCTCTTTGCCCGTTCTGATTTTGTGATTGCCTTTtattttgttgatccatttttctttccttatcacagTCGTAGCTTGAATGCCGGAACCGATCCCGGATCTTAGACAATAGGTCGAAAGTCTGGtgttgcagagaccgtactctgagggtgcttgggtcgaattatcaaagggtcgatgagaGGCCCGCAGTCATGGTAAATCTTTTGTCGATTTGTCTTTTCATCGGTTTGTATGGTAAATCTCCCTCTTCCCTTTTGTAGGACTCAggaaagatgtagtcatgaggcccccatctggtggcGAAGAAGTTCCTGTCCTGAAGCAggtaaaagaaaggaagagaaaagatgCATTGGGCTCCCCAAGCTCGACGAAGAGGAAACCGGCTAAGAGATCTCGAAAGCTGAAGGGGGGCTCTGGTGTTATGACTCCGGAAGTGGCCCACCATTTAAGGGGCCAGCCCGAGGAAGGAGAGGAGAATTTAGCCTGCGTACGGGCTAATGTTATGATTCAACAGTCTTCCAATTTGGTGGCAGCAAATCAGGGAACCTTGGCCATAATCCCAGAACAAGAAGGAGCcgagattatcccttctcgaACTAAGATGATCGAAAGGGACACCGAGGGTGGACCTTCTCGGAcagtagaagatatttcaagggatgagTTTGGGATAGTTAACCTTGGCGGATCCCCTCAAATTTCGGATGCCATGATTCGAGAGGCcgtcatgttggaggatcggtcctATGAGGGTATTCAAGAGTCGGCCGATATCTATGGTTTTCTTGAGGGGCTCGAGTCTGGTGCCTCAGAGGAGGTTACCGGTTTTGGTGGAATGCCGGTACCCAAAAAAGCATCATGGTCGGGTTCTACCGAGCCCTCATCGATTCATAAACTGGTGGCCGGGTTCTACCGAGCCCCGAGCATCGATCCAGACCgaaggcggaagatagtgctctccgtaCCTGCGGATACTCGAGTTTTTTCTTCCCCTGTGGGGATTGCCAGCTATCTacggtccttggtgaccgaagaagatcaatcagtgatgaatgcggtaggGCCCGCctgtctcttcaacgaggcccaatatgctttgaatcgggtaactctgaTGGCGTTTTCGTTGCTTCTTTTGCACATAGAGttgtaggtaattctaatgtttcttcttttgtttgcaggcttcggtgttgcatcatgaggcctttcttcgaatccgggaggagcatgaTGCCGAGGTTCGGAGCCTCACTGAGAGGAGTGACTCGTATAAGCTCCTTAGTGAAAAGcttcgagcagatttgacagcGGCTCGGGAAGAGTATGgggagatggctgagcaggtatttcGAATGTTCtgtgatagtgaagatgaaaaagagataaccactaatgatctgattctgcaggttcgacagaggatcgagcagattggacggcttaactcacaggtagatgCACTACTCgccgaggcagaagaatttaaaaagtgtatggatatccttgcctcgaaaaaggaagccGTCGAAGCTCGGTTGGAGCTGTATGATGCCCAACTTCgatctgcgaaagaaaatgcttcggggctgatcgaaaagatgaaagagcttcagcatcggttagatttggccacttcagataaagcagatttggccaaagaacttgaagtggcaagatctgaggtgatcgaggacaataaaagagctgatgccaAAGTGGCTTAGTTCAGGATCGATGCCGAGGTTAACCAAGCCAAAGAtgagagcatggtcgaacatgcaaaatggcaagctcggagagaggctctcgaggaggtcagagctcagggcttcgatattggggccgagattgaagtcGCCAGGGCGAAGGAGAACAGAGCTCGGAGGTTGGCATTTCCTGAGGAGGACTCCAATGACTCGGGGAAGTCTGAAGATGAGGACGATGCCGAGAATACAACCTCCGATGAAGATTAAGTCATTTAGGGTCGTAGGTCGTTTGCTGCTTCttttgataccacttttgtttttttgtataaagaacttccttttggcagagtagccgcctctgtacaaaaaattttaaatataaatctttctttcttttgaagtAAAATAGActttcaaactaaatagatagtttgaattttaatctATGTTGCCTTTGGGCcttgtgggtagtcccctttgcCTTATCGGGCTCGAACATCCTTCAACTTTAATAGTCAAGTGTTCGTTTGAATTCGAAGAAATGAGTAATTTTGCTCGAAGTAATaaagcccgtaggcgtaatggtcaaagtagcccgtaggctcaatggtcgagtgagtgcttgctcgaactcgaaataaaagtagcccataggcttagcagtcgagtgaatgattcgaactcgatgcaatgtagcccgtaggcgtaatagtcaaagtagcccgtaggcttagcagtcgagtgaatgtttcgaactcgatacaacgtagcccgtaggcataatagtcaaagtagcccgtaggcttagcagtcgagtgaatgcttcgaactcgatgcaatgtagcccgtaggcgtaatagtcaaagtagcccgtaggcttagcagtcgagtaaatgattcgaactcgatacaatgtagcccgtaggcgtaatagtcaaagtagcccataggcgtaatagtcaaagtagctcgtaggcttagtagtcgagcgagtgcttgctcgaactcgaaataaaagtagcccgtaggtttagcagtcgagtgaatgattcgaactcgatacaatgtagcccgtaggcgtaatagtcaaagtagcccgtaggcttagcaatcgagtgaatgattcgaactcgatgcaatgtagcccgtaggcataatagtcaagtagcccgtaggcttagtagtcgagtgaatgattcgaactcgaaataaaagtagccggtaggcttagcagtcgagtaaatgattcgaactcgatacaatgtagcccgtaggcgtaatggtcaaagtagctcgtaggcttaatggtcgagtgagtgcttgctcgaacgtgaaataaaagtagcctgtaggcttagcagtcgagtgaatgattcgaactcgatgcaatgtagcccgtaagcgtaATACTCAAAGTAACCTGcgggtttagtagtcgagtgaatgattcgaactc is drawn from Nicotiana tomentosiformis chromosome 12, ASM39032v3, whole genome shotgun sequence and contains these coding sequences:
- the LOC138903398 gene encoding uncharacterized protein; this encodes MRPPSGGEEVPVLKQVKERKRKDALGSPSSTKRKPAKRSRKLKGGSGVMTPEVAHHLRGQPEEGEENLACVRANVMIQQSSNLVAANQGTLAIIPEQEGAEIIPSRTKMIERDTEGGPSRTVEDISRDEFGIVNLGGSPQISDAMIREAVMLEDRSYEGIQESADIYGFLEGLESGASEEVTGFGGMPASVLHHEAFLRIREEHDAEVRSLTERSDSYKLLSEKLRADLTAAREEYGEMAEQVRQRIEQIGRLNSQVDALLAEAEEFKKCMDILASKKEAVEARLELYDAQLRSAKENASGLIEKMKELQHRIDAEVNQAKDESMVEHAKWQARREALEEVRAQGFDIGAEIEVARAKENRARRLAFPEEDSNDSGKSEDEDDAENTTSDED